TACGCAGGGAACTCGCTGTTACCCAAGTGGCGCATGGGATGAAGAGTCGCTGTGGCTGTGTGGTCTAGAGGCACTGAATGCGCCGTTGGTCGTACCCTCTCGTACGGACCTCCAGGCAACGGATAGTGGGTATTATACGTTACGGTCACCACAGAGCTTTGCGTTTGTTCGCTGTGGTCCCTTTCGCTACCGACCTGGAGAGGCAGACCTGTTGCATCTGGACCTGTGGTGGCGCGGACAAAACATCGCGAGTGATGCCGGAACCTATAGCTACAATGCCGCGGTGCCGTGGAATAACCCGTTCGCGCACACTGCCTACCACAATACCGTGACAGTCGATGGCGCTGACCAGATGGAGCGCGTCAATAAGTTCCTCTGGTTACCCTGGGCGAATGGACGCGTGCGTTGCTATGGTCAGTCGGTGCGCAAGACGTTGACCTATTGGGAAGGAGAACATGATGGGTACGCACGCCTTCCCGATCCGGTGTCGTACCGTCGCGGCATTCTCCGCTTAGGGGAGGGCTGGTGGGCAGTGGTCGATGTGCTTCGTAGTGCAGTCCCACATCAATATCGGTTACACTGGTTATTGGCCGATTATCCCTATAAGTGGAACGAAGCAGGAAAATCGCTTAGTGTAATGACGCTCGCCGGAAGGTACTATATGCGCATGATGACCTTAGCGGAAAATGCGCGAGCGTCACTCGTCCGCGCCGATCATGAAAGTCCTCGCGGGTGGCGGGCGCCATACTATTATTATCGGGAGCCTGCTCTGTCTGTTGATCTGCGTGCGTCGGCTCCATCGCTCGTTTGTTGGACAGTGTTTGGCCCACAACCGAGCGAGATTCGCCAGGACGAAACGACCCTTGAGATTCGCACCGAGCGCTGGCACGCAACTGTGAAGCAAAGCGTGGAGGCTGACGGACGACATCCGCTGGTGACGAGCGTTCTGGTGTCTGGTGCGTGGCACGACCGATTGGAGATGAACTCATGCATGTCCTCTTAATTCATCAAGCATTTGTTGGACCGCAAGAACCTGGCGGAACACGCCACTATGAACTCGCACAACAGATGCGCGCGCATGGGTACCAGTGCTCGATTGTCGCCAGTGACATCAGTTACCTCTCTGGGCAGTCCGTAGTACAAAAAACTGGGCTGGTGAGCGAGCAGGACTGTAACGGGGTACGGGTGTTGCGTGCCTATACCTATCCGGCACTGCATCGCAGCTTTGTTTGGCGAGTTGTCTCGTTCGTGAGTTTTATGTGTACCTCAGTGTGGGCTGGGTTACGAGCTGGACCCGTGGATGTGGTGATGGGCACGTCGCCGCCGATTTTTCAGGCGGTGTCAGCCTGGCTGGTGGCCCTCCTGCGACGCAAGCCCTTTCTCCTTGAGATACGTGATCTCTGGCCGGAGTTTGCCATTGATATGGGGGTGCTGAAAAATCCGTTGCTCATTGCGCTGTCGCGCTGGCTCGAAGGATTTCTGTATGCCCGCGCAACGCATTTGTTAGTGAATTCTCCTGCATATCGAGCATACCTCATTAATAAGGGAACTCCGGCAAGCAAAGTCAGTCTCATCCCCAATGGTGTCGACCCTGACATGTTTACCCCAGAGGCCGACGGAAACGCGATTCGTCAACGTTGGCAACTCGGAGATCGTTTTGTGGTGACGTATGCCGGAGCACTTGGGATCGCCAACGACATTCCGGTGATGCTACAGGCCGCAGAACAGCTCCGCGACGACGATCATATTCGTTTCTTAATCGTGGGTGATGGTAAAGAACGGGCTGCGCTTGAAGCGCAAGCGCAACAGATGGGCCTGTCCAATGTTCTCTTTACCGGACCGCAACCGAAGTCGGAGATGCCTGCCGTTCTTGCGGCCTCTGACGCCTGTATCGCGATTCTGCAAAATATCCAACTTTTCCGTACAACGTATCCGAATAAAGTCTTCGATTATATGGCGGCGGGACGGCCAACGCTGCTCGCCATCGATGGTGTCATTCGCGATGTTATTGACGCCGCGCACGGTGGGGTATTTGTTCCTCCTGGGAATGCTGCGGCGCTGGCCGAGGCAGTCCTGTCGCTGAGCCGTAATCGGGCACAAGCACGCGCAATGGGCACCTCCGCCCGTACGTATGTGGTCGAGCACTTCAATCGGCAGCGGCAAGCGGAACATTTTGTGAATCTTATGCAGGACGTTGCGCAGATGAACGACAGAAGATCCAGCTCACGACGCCTCAGCAAAAGGATATTTGACCTAGCGCTTACGGTTCCAGCGTTGGTGCTCCTCTCCCCACTCCTTCTCGTGATTGCTCTCCTCGTGCGGTTTAAGCTTGGGAGCCCCGTGCTCTTTTGTCAGCAACGCCCTGGTCTGCATGGCAAACCTTTTACCATTTATAAGTTTCGCACTATGACGGATACGCGCGACGCGCAGGGCAATCTTTTGCCTGACAGTGAGCGGCTCCCGGCGTTTGGTCGACTTCTGCGCAGCACCAGTTTGGACGAACTGCCGGAACTGTTCAACGTGCTTACTGGAGATATGAGCGTTGTCGGACCACGACCGCTGTTGATGCAATATCTTGATCGTTACACCCCTGAGCAAAAGCGGCGACACGAGGTCATGCCTGGCATAACTGGTTGGGCGCAGGTAAACGGACGTAATGCGCTCTCGTGGCCTGAGAAGTTTGCTTTGGAGGTCTGGTACGTCGACCACGGATCGTTATGGCTCGATGTAAAGATCCTCTGTCTGACAGTAGCAAAAATATTCCAGCGTGAGGGAATCAACCAACCTGGGCATGCGACTGCGCAGGAGTTCAAGGGAAACTCCTAAAGCAGTCCACGAAAGCTTAGGACTCACGCTTTGTCACCCTTCGTTGCACTCAGGGTGACAGCACTCGTGTACCAATCTTTCATGGTCCGATTTAGCACTCAGCGTGACAGCTTTGCTGTATCAATCTTCCGTACCGTGCGGTCGGACGACGTGGCGGGAAAGGCGAGCTTTCTTGCGCCCTCATTCTGTTAGTCTTTTCTCTAGGCACATTTTTCCTACGTGTTTTTTCCACCGGAAACTACGAGTGAGAGACGTTGGTCTCTAAGTTGTCCTCGTGCCGGTCGATATGTTCAGCAGGGTCGGATTCTTCCTTTTCTCTATCTGGCCAACGCCTGAACGATACAAACATAAAGTGATGTATTCGTGCAAAACCTTCCTGGTCGCTCAACCGCCATGTCGAGAGAAGACGAGAGAAGGCATACGGGGGCGCGAAAGTCACGGTGCGTGTGGGGGGAATTGATGTCTAACGAAAATAAACAGATTGTGATCTATGGCGCGGGCGGGTTTGCCAGGGAAGTGGCATGGCTTGCTGAGTCATGCAGCAGCGACGTGCAACGGTATGAAGTCGTGGGCTTCATCGACGACAATGCCACCGCGTATGGGCGGAAGCTGAATGATGTGCCAGTGATGAGTTTGGTTACTGCCTATGAGCGGTTTCCTGACGCTTTAGTGATAGGTGGCATTGGAGCACCGCACCTCCGCCAGCGGGTGATGGAGAAGGCAGTAGCCAGGGGGTTTGCGGTCGCGACCCTCGTTCATCCACACACCGCCTATAGTCGCTGGGTGACGATCGGTACAGGGACGGTGATTTGTGTAGGTTGCACCATTACGACGAACATCACGCTGGGGCAGCATGTTCAGATTAACCTTGATTGCACGATCGGACACGACGTGGTGATGGATGACTATGTCACGTTAGCGCCTGGGGTGCATGTCTCGGGACAGGTCAGATTGGGAAAGCGCGTCTATGTGGGGACTGGCGCGGTGATCATCAACGGTACCGAAGCTGAACCATTGATCATTGAGGATGATGTCACCATTGGTGCAGGAGCGTGCGTGACGAGATCTGTTTTTCGCGGCGAGACGGTCGTCGGTGTTCCAGCAAAGCCGATGCTGAAAACGACGGCACGTGCTGCGTAACGCGCCAATCAACCATCAGCGTTTCATCTTTTGCGAGAAATCACGGGTATGGGGGCAACTATGGAAAAATCACAAGGACAACAGCAACCGTTATCTATCATTCATCCAACACTCCCCTCCTTTGCGGAGATCGAACGTGTCGTTCGCAGCAGTTGGGAGTCTGGGATCGTGACCGTCGGTCCAACGGTTCGTACGTTTGAAGAGGAAGTGTGTCAGTACACAGGGGTGCGGTATGCGATTGCCTTCTCGTCGTGCACTGCGGGCCTCATGCTCGCCCCGCGAGCAATGAATTTGCCGCCTGGGAGCGAGGTTATCGTGCCGTCGTTCACGTTTACCGCTACTGCCCAAGCTTTGGTTTGGAATGGACTCATTCCGGTTTTTACCGACTGTTTGCCTGGTACCTGTACGTTAGACCCCGAAGATGTTGAACGAAACATCACGCCAAAGACGGTCGCGATTTGCCCAGTGTACATCTACGGCTTGCCGCCGGATATCGAACCTCTGACGGACATCAGTGCGCGCAAAGGCGTGCCACTCTATTTCGATAGTGCGCAGGGACTGGGCGCAACTTACCGAGGAGTAACGGCAGGTGGGTTCGGTACGTGCGAGGTGTTCTCCTTGAGTCCGACTAAGGTCGTGACGGCGATGGAAGGTGGGATTGTGACGACGAATGATAACTTGCTCGCAGATCGACTTCGATCGATGCGGGATTACGGCAAGGACCCCGCCAACGGGGAAGATATGTTGTACTTTGGCCTGTCGGCGCGGATGGGAGAAGTGAATGCTGCTGTTGGGTTGTTGTCTTTGCGGAATATAGAACAGCTCGTGAGGGTGCGACGGCAATGGATTGACGCATACCGTGAGCGCCTTGGCAGAATTCCTGGGTGCCGGGCGCAGGAGATGCCGGCAGATCGAACCACTAGCGGTAATTACTTCGTCTTGTTTGTTTCTGACAAAGCGCGTCGGGCACGAGATGAATTGTACTATGCCCTCAAGGAAGCGGGAATACAGACGAAACGGTATTTCTATCCGCCAGTGCATATGCAGACCGCCTTCCAACGGGTACCGATCCGCGTTAGCTCCCGCATTGCCAATACCACCAAAGCTGCGTACGAAGGGCTCGCATTACCGCTGTACTCGCACATGACTGAGGAACAATTCGAGCGCGTGTGTGGTCAAGTGGAGTCGCTCTTGGGTGTCGACGTCACTGAGCTGCGACAAGCTGCATAAGCCGGGGGCCGAGCGGCATACGTGGCTGTCGAGTCGTTCAATGGGGGTTCGTACCACTTCTGCGAATGAGTGCCGGTGCCGCTTTTGGGCGGTACCCGTACGAGATGGTTTTCTTGCTCTATAATTTGCTATGGCTTTTCTCAATCGGATCCATCGCTACTGCTTACTCATCGGTGTGCAGGTCATCCTTGTCGTTGTTGCGCAGTACGGGGCCTTTCTTGCGCGGTTCGACGGGGAAATACCGCCACACTATCTGCATCTGTACCAACAGGGGCTTGTCTGGCTGCTCGTCACGCGTGGCGTGATCTTTCTTCCCTTTCATCTGTATGGGAGCTTTTGGCGTTACACAGGCCTGTGGGATCTGCGAAACATTATTGCCGCGGTCGCGACAAGTACGGTCGTATTTGCAGTTGTGACTCGCGTCGGGATGGGCGTATCCTATCCACTGTCGATCCTTGTCGTCGACAGTGTGTTTCTGATCTGCCTCCTCGGTGGTCTACGGCTCGCGCTCCGGATGTTTGCCGGACGGAGACGGGTAGGGGAGCACAAGCGTGTCCTGATTTATGGAGCAGGAGATGCGGGGGAACGGATCGTGTCGGACATGCAGAAACGGCGGGTACGAGCGTATGCCCCGATTGGGTTTATTGATGATAATCCCGAGAAGACCGGCATGCGCATTCATGGGGTGCCAGTGCTGGGTACGGGTGCTGATCTCGCACGCATTCTTGCACGGCAAAAGCCTGATGACGTCTTAGTGGCCATGCCGAGTGAAACGCCAGCTCGACTTGGCGCAGTGGTCAAAGCCCTTGAACCGTTCAAGATCCCGATCAAGACCCTTCCCACGTTAACTGATATCATCGATGGGAAAGTCACTGTCAGTCAGATTCGTGACCTTGCGGTTGAAGATCTGCTGGCGCGCCCACCGGTCCAAATGAATCTGCTGCCGGTGCGTGACTTTATCAGAGGAAAACGCGTTCTCGTGACTGGCGCGGGTGGCTCGATTGGCTCTGAGCTGTGTCGACAGATCGCCCAGTGTGAGCCGGGGATGTTGTTCATGTTGGATAAGGCGGAAAGTGCGTTGTATGAGATCGATATGGAGTTGCGGCGCAGTGTTCCCGACTGTCCTCGCACAACACTCCTGGTCGATATTACTCATGCCGGTCGCGTTCATGACGTATTCATGCGTCATGCTCCCCAGATCGTCTTCCACGCCGCTGCCTACAAGCATGTGCCGATGATGGAGATGCATCCGAGCGAGGCGGTGCTCAATAACGTTGTTGGCACACGGCGGTTGTGTGAAATTGCCGCGCAACGGGGCGTCGAAACGTTCGTGCAGATCTCAACCGATAAAGCGGTCAATCCGACCAACGTTATGGGAGCGACGAAGCGCGTTGGTGAGTTGATCGTTCAGGCGACCGCCCGACAATCTGAGGGCCCGCAACAGACAACCTTTTGCGCCGTACGGTTTGGCAACGTACTTGGCAGTAATGGGAGTGTCGTGCCACTGTTTCTTCAACAGATCAGCCAGGGAGGGCCGGTAACTGTCACTCACCGTGATATCACTCGGTATTTTATGACCATCCCGGAGGCCTCGCAGCTTGTGTTGCTCGCCGCGACGTTAGCGAAAGGCGGGGAAATTTTCGTCCTGGATATGGGCGAACAGATTCGGGTATTGGACATGGCGCGTCATCTCATACGACTTGCTGGCTACGTCCCGGAAGAAGAAATTCCGATCGCGTTCACCGGTATGCGTCCTGGCGAGAAACTCTATGAAGAGTTGGTTGGTATGGATGAAACCATCGAGCCCAGTGGAGAGGTGAAAATCAACCGGGTGCGTCCACGCTGGCACCCTGACCACGCACGATTGACGGCTGACCTCGAAGAACTCGAATGGCTAGCGGAGCAGGGCCGCGCGAAAGCCATCCTTGCTCTCTTGCGCGAGGTCGTCCCAACATTTCAACTTCCGGAAGTGGGGGCACCACGCCCTTCCAAAGGGGTGCGTGGCAGCAAGCGAACTGACTCTACAGACGCTAGTGAGTTTTCTGCAGCCGCGTAATGATACGTGTTACGGTGAGGACCTGGACTCTCGCGTCTGCTGGCATAGCGCCCGGCCTTTGCTCACATCGGAAAAGCCTCCCCTTCAGGGCATTCGCACGCTCCCGCCTTTGCTTTTCTCGAACAGGCATGGTGAGATAAGGAAAATTCTCATGAAGGATGGTGCATGTCTCGTCGTAATATTTTTGCGCTGCTATTGTCTCTGCTAGCTTTGATCTTTGCTTTGCAAAATACCGACACGATTGATCTTCACTTTTTGTGGTGGGATTTCCCGATGAAAGTCGGCTTTGCTGTTGGGGTGCCTTTCATTGCTGGAGTTTTCGTTGGGTGGCTCTCATCGTGGCGGCAACAGAAAAAATTGCAGAAACTCCAACACCAGCCCGAGCCCGGGTCTCCCGCTGCGTTATTAGCGAGTACGCAAGCGACGACTGGCAAGAAGAAGGCTAGCTGGTGGTGGTAGCGAGCTGCCGTGGAACGATGAATGAGGACAGGGCAGGTATCGTGTAAGGGGCTGACTTCCCACCCACTCGGACCTCGGTCCTCGATACTCATTTCTTGTCCGGAAGGTGGGAGGAAGGGGTGAACTCGCAGTTGCGCATCCTGTTTGTGACAGCAGAGGTCTCTCCATTTGCGCGTACCGGTGGGTTAGGGGATGTGTGCGGCGCCTTACCCCAAGCGTTAGCTGCGCTCGGCCATGATGTCCGTATTGTCATGCCGTTGTATAAGGCGATTCGCGATCAAGCCGTGCCAATGACGGAGGTCCCTGGAAATCTCGACATGCCGCTCGTGTTCGGTACGCGCCAAACCCGCGTCTGGCAAGGACAGCTCGACACTCCGACAGCAAACGATGATCCACAGTCGTGGGGACCACGAGTGCCTGTGTACTTCATCGAGCACGATGAGTACTACAACCGTTCCGGGCTCTATGGTGGTGAGGCTGGGGACTATGCGGATAACGCCTTTCGTTTTCTTTTTTTGAGCCATGCGGCGATCGCCCTTCCAGGATTGCTCTCCTGGTTTCCCCATATTTTTCATTGTCATGATTGGCATGCCGCGTTGGTCCCAGCCTACTTGCGATTTCTGCCTGAATGCGACCCCCGGTTAGCCGCGAGTGGCACTATTTTTACTATCCATAATCTCGCCTATCAGGGACGGTTCCCTTCGTGGGTTTTTGATATCACCGGTCTTCCTCACTCGTTGTTCCACACTGCAGGTCTGGAATTCTACGGTGGGGTCAATTTCATGAAGGCCGGGATCTATTATGCCGACTACATCACGGCAGTAAGCCCGACCTATGCCCAGGAAATCGCGACCGCCGAGGGTGGATTTGGACTTGATGGCGTGCTGCGTGAGCGGCGCGATGTTGTACGTGGGATTTTGAATGGTACTGATACGAAAGCGTGGAGTCCTCAGCGTGACCCGCATATCGTGAAGCAATATTCTGCCAACGATATACAGGGGAAGGCTCGCTGCAAGGCAGAACTGTTACGCTTGTTTGCTTTTCCTGACGACCCAACCGTCCCTGTGTTGGCGTTTATTTCTCGGCTCGTCGATCAGAAAGGGGTCGATCTCCTGATTGGCGGGCTCGGTCAGTTATTGGCGTTACGTCTGCGTCTCGTCGTCCTTGGCTCGGGAGAGGTGCAATACCAGCGTATGCTGTCCGAATGGGCAGAACGCTATCCCGAGCAGATTGCGGTGCGGTATGGTTTTGACGATGCCCTTGCCCATCGGATCCAAGCCGGGAGCGACATGCTCCTGATGCCGTCTCTCTATGAGCCCTGCGGGCTGACACAACTTTATAGCTTGCGCTATGGCACCATTCCGATCGTGCGTGCTGTTGGCGGGTTGAAGGACACGGTGATTCCGTTTGACCCTGAATCCAATAGTGGGACCGGGTTTACCTTTACTGACCCGACCTCCGACGCTTTAGTTGCGAGCGTGCGTACCGCAGTGCAGACGTTTGCGGATAGGAAACGCTGGCACGCCCTGATGTATCGCGCCATGCAACAGGAATTTTCCTGGGATCGCTCAGCCGCACAGTATGTCACGCTCTATCGTGATGCCGCAGTCCGGCGCGCAGACGCTGGACCACCACAGATTGCTTTCGGTACCTCAGGGTGGCGGGCAATAGTGGCTGAAGAGTTTACGCATGACCGCGTAGCGGCTGTGGCCCGTGCCGTTGCTGATCACGTGCGCGAAGAGCAGGGACAACCGGCACGGTTGCTGATCGCGCACGATACGCGATTCCTTGGACGAGAGTTTGCGGAGACCGCCGCCCAATCATGCGTGGCAGCAGGAGTACAGGTCGAGGTTGCTACGACACCGCTGCCGACGCCGGTTGTCGCGTTTGAGGTTATTCGTCGCCGTCTTTCGGGAGCGGTGAACATCACGGCAAGTCATAATCTCTATCGTTGGAACGGGCTCAAGTTTTCTCCAGCATGGGGCGGTCCAGCTTTACCCGAGACCACACGAGACATTGCGCGTCGAGCTAACGGATTGTTAGCTAACGGTTATGTCGAACGGGGAAGTGCTACCCTTGCACGCGAGCATGGTCGATGGCAGGACGTAGAGGTCGGCGACGCGTATCGACACGCGGTGGCACAGTTGATCGATGTCGACTGTTTACGGCATTCGCAAATTACCGTTGCGGTTGATCTGTTGTGGGGAACGGCAGCGGGATTTTTGGACCGCTTGCTTGAGCAATCGGGAGTGTTGGGGCCGGTGTTTCACGCTGGTTGTGACCCGTACTTTGGTAATGGACGACCTGAGCCTATTCCGGAAACAATGAGCGAAATGATCGCGCGGTTGCAAGAGGGAGGCCTCACTCTTGGTGTGGGGTGCGATTGCGATGCTGACCGTTTTGGTATTTGCGACCGTGACGGGACGTTCTTTGCGCCGAACCTCATCCTGCCTCTGGTTGCCGATTATTTGATCACTCATCGCAAGTTAACCGGAAAAATCGGTCGCAGTGTCGCGACCAGCCATCTCATGGATGCGGTGGCGCAGTACCACGGCTTGGAGGTGGTTGAAACGCCGGTCGGTTTCAAATACCTGGGTGAAATGATCGTTCGTGGCGAGTTGCTACTTGGTGGTGAAGAGAGTGGTGGGCTGTCGATCCGCGGCCACATTCCGGAGAAAGATGGGATCCTTGCCTGCCTGCTGGTTGCGGAAATGGTGGCGCGTACAGGGAAAAGTCTGAAAGTGTTGCTACAGGAACTCTTCGTCCGTGTGGGAGAGCTTCATCCCCTTCGTGAAGATATAAAGCTTTCAGCGGCGCAACAGAGTCGCTTACGCACTGTCCTTGCCTCGCCACCGACCAGTATTGCTGGTATTCGTGTTGAACGGGTCAGCACGCTTGATGGTCTAAAACTGTACTTGCATGGGGGAAGTTGGGTGCTGATACGTGCTTCGGGTACTGAACCTGTGGTACGATTGTACGCGGAAGCTGGACGGCAGGAGATGTCACAATTGCTCCTGTCGGAGGCTCAGCAGCTATTCCTCACCTCATAGGAGAGAATCATGGCAAGACTCCGTATTCTTGGGATGATTATGGCGGGAGGTAAAGGGGACCGCTTATTTCCACTAACCAAGGCACGGAGCAAACCAGCAGTCCCTTTTGCCGGGAAACATCGCATCATCGATTTTGTCCTGTCGAACTTTATTAATTCTGGTACATATGCCGTCTACCTCTTGGTGCAGTACAAGTCGCAATCCCTGATCGAGCATCTTCGCTCAACCTGGGGGTGGCGCATCGCTGGCGGACTCCGCGACACATTTATTGCGGTCGTGCCGCCGCAAATGCGTGAAGGACAGAACTGGTATCAAGGCACTGCGGATGCGGTCTATCAAAACTTGAATGTCATTCGTGATTTTCGTCCAGATCTGATCGCGGTGTTTGGGGCTGACCATATTTACCGCATGGATGTTGGGCAGATGGTGAAGTTTCACATGGAAAACCGGGCCGATGTGACGATTGCTGCGTTACCGGTGCCGCTGCCAGAAGCAAGTAGTTTCGGCATCATTGAAGTCGACCGGATGCAACGGCTCATTGGCTTTGAAGAGAAACCGAAGAATCCCAAACCCATGCCGACGGACTCCAATCGTGCGTATGTTTCAATGGGAAACTATCTGTTTGAAACCAAATTGCTCATGGATGTCTTGCAGGAAGATGCACAGCGTACAACCGAGCACGACTTTGGCCGCACGATCATTCCTGAACTCTTCACGAAACGTAAAGTCTTTGCCTATGACTTTTTGCGCAATGACGTACCCGGAGTGAAAGCGTACGAAGAACAAGGGTACTGGCGCGATGTCGGAACGTTGCCTGCATATTGGCAGGCGCATATGGACCTGCTTGGCGCTCAGCCTGCGTTTGATCTCTCCAATCGCGACTGGCCGATTCTCGGTACGGTGTACGATGGACCGCCGACACGAATTCTGGATGGCGAACTGCAGGAGAGCCTGATCGGTGAAGGCTGTCACATCGAAGGCGGGTATGTGGTTCGGTCGGTACTAGGACATGGGGTTCGCATAGGGAAAGGGGCGGAGATCGAGAACTCGGTGATCATGGACTATGCAGAGATTGGCGCAGGCGTGAAACTCAAAGGGGTCATTGTCGACCGTTATAATGTCATTCCTTCCGGCAGCGAAATTGGCACTGGTTCTGGCGCAGGTGAGGACCGGTATTTTCGTGAACCGTCCGGTCTCTTCGTGCTTGAGCGAGCCGAAACCCGCTCGACTATATAAGAGGAATGAAAAGTTGAGATTGAAAAATGTAAAATAAAAAAAGACACCTTTCCCGATTATTCCTTCCGATGTTGAGTGAGCCGTTTTGTATTGTTAATTTTTAATTTTACATTTTTCCTTCTCTCTTCATGCGTTACGTCTGTATCCACGGCCATTTCTATCAACCGCCACGAGAAAATCCGTGGCTCGATACCATCGAAGTGCAAGATTCGGCTGCGCCATACCACGACTGGAATGCGCGCATTACTGCCGAGTGCTATTGGCCGAATGCAGCTGCGCATCGTTTGGGAATCGACAATCGCATTGTCGCTATCACCAACAATTATGCGTCAATGAGTTTTAACTTCGGTCCGACACTCACAGCGTGGTTGGAGCGGAATGAGCCGGATTTGCTCACTCACATCGTTGAGGCCGACCGCGAGAGCTGTGGACAGCATGACGGATATGGCAACGCGATCGCCCAAGCGTACGGGCATGCGATCCTGCCGTTAGCGAATCCACGCGATAAGCTGACGCACGTCGCCTGGGGCGTGCGCGATTTTGTCTATCGTTTCGGCAGAAGACCGCACGGCATGTGGCTGCCGGAAACTGCGGTCGATACGTCTACCCTTGAGGCGCTGGCAGCTCAAAATATCACCTATACCATTCTTGCTCCGCATCAGGCCAAGCGAGTGCGACGTTTGGGACAAGCGGCGTGGGAAGGTGTAACCGAAGAAACGTTCAACACGCGCCGTCCTTACCTTTGTCAGCTGCCGAGTGGCAAACAGATTGTGCTATTTTTCTATGACGCGCGGATTGCGCGTGGTGTAGCCTTTGAGCACTTGCTGGATAGCGGCGAACGTTTCGTCGAGCGTCTTGTTGCCGCGTTTCAGCCGGACGCCGACGAACCACAACTCGTCCATCTTGCGACTGATGGAGAAACCTATGGCCATCACCATCGCTTTGGCGAGATGGCCTTCACGTATGCCATGCACGAGCTTGAACGTCGTGGGCTTGCACAGGTAACGAACTACGGCGAATACCTTTCATTGCATCCACCGCAGTGGGAGGTAGAGATTGTTGAGAGTACCTCTTGGAGCTGCGCGCACGGGGTTGAGCGCTGGCGTGCTGACTGTGGTTGTCGAACGGGAAGCTTACCTGGATGGACCCAGCAATGGCGTGCCCCGCTCCGGGCCGCACTCGATTGGTTACGAGCGGAAATCGATGAACTCTTCGAGCGCCAAGCCGGAGCCTTTCTCCGTGACCCCTGGGTTGCACGAGACGCCTATATCGACGTCATACTCGCCCGTTCTCCCCAAAGTATCGATGAATTCTGTATGCGGCAGAGCGGGCGGGTGCTGGCACCGACAGAGCAACAGTCGGTGTTGCAGCTTCTCGAACTGCAACGGCATCGACTCTTGATGTTCACAAGCTGTGGCTGGTTTTTCGACGAGTTGTCGGGGCTTGAGGGGACGCAGATTCTGCGGTACGCGGCACGGGCGATTGAGATCGCTAAAGAACTCGGAG
The Deltaproteobacteria bacterium genome window above contains:
- the glgA gene encoding glycogen synthase GlgA; the encoded protein is MNSQLRILFVTAEVSPFARTGGLGDVCGALPQALAALGHDVRIVMPLYKAIRDQAVPMTEVPGNLDMPLVFGTRQTRVWQGQLDTPTANDDPQSWGPRVPVYFIEHDEYYNRSGLYGGEAGDYADNAFRFLFLSHAAIALPGLLSWFPHIFHCHDWHAALVPAYLRFLPECDPRLAASGTIFTIHNLAYQGRFPSWVFDITGLPHSLFHTAGLEFYGGVNFMKAGIYYADYITAVSPTYAQEIATAEGGFGLDGVLRERRDVVRGILNGTDTKAWSPQRDPHIVKQYSANDIQGKARCKAELLRLFAFPDDPTVPVLAFISRLVDQKGVDLLIGGLGQLLALRLRLVVLGSGEVQYQRMLSEWAERYPEQIAVRYGFDDALAHRIQAGSDMLLMPSLYEPCGLTQLYSLRYGTIPIVRAVGGLKDTVIPFDPESNSGTGFTFTDPTSDALVASVRTAVQTFADRKRWHALMYRAMQQEFSWDRSAAQYVTLYRDAAVRRADAGPPQIAFGTSGWRAIVAEEFTHDRVAAVARAVADHVREEQGQPARLLIAHDTRFLGREFAETAAQSCVAAGVQVEVATTPLPTPVVAFEVIRRRLSGAVNITASHNLYRWNGLKFSPAWGGPALPETTRDIARRANGLLANGYVERGSATLAREHGRWQDVEVGDAYRHAVAQLIDVDCLRHSQITVAVDLLWGTAAGFLDRLLEQSGVLGPVFHAGCDPYFGNGRPEPIPETMSEMIARLQEGGLTLGVGCDCDADRFGICDRDGTFFAPNLILPLVADYLITHRKLTGKIGRSVATSHLMDAVAQYHGLEVVETPVGFKYLGEMIVRGELLLGGEESGGLSIRGHIPEKDGILACLLVAEMVARTGKSLKVLLQELFVRVGELHPLREDIKLSAAQQSRLRTVLASPPTSIAGIRVERVSTLDGLKLYLHGGSWVLIRASGTEPVVRLYAEAGRQEMSQLLLSEAQQLFLTS
- the glgC gene encoding glucose-1-phosphate adenylyltransferase gives rise to the protein MARLRILGMIMAGGKGDRLFPLTKARSKPAVPFAGKHRIIDFVLSNFINSGTYAVYLLVQYKSQSLIEHLRSTWGWRIAGGLRDTFIAVVPPQMREGQNWYQGTADAVYQNLNVIRDFRPDLIAVFGADHIYRMDVGQMVKFHMENRADVTIAALPVPLPEASSFGIIEVDRMQRLIGFEEKPKNPKPMPTDSNRAYVSMGNYLFETKLLMDVLQEDAQRTTEHDFGRTIIPELFTKRKVFAYDFLRNDVPGVKAYEEQGYWRDVGTLPAYWQAHMDLLGAQPAFDLSNRDWPILGTVYDGPPTRILDGELQESLIGEGCHIEGGYVVRSVLGHGVRIGKGAEIENSVIMDYAEIGAGVKLKGVIVDRYNVIPSGSEIGTGSGAGEDRYFREPSGLFVLERAETRSTI
- a CDS encoding DUF3536 domain-containing protein translates to MRYVCIHGHFYQPPRENPWLDTIEVQDSAAPYHDWNARITAECYWPNAAAHRLGIDNRIVAITNNYASMSFNFGPTLTAWLERNEPDLLTHIVEADRESCGQHDGYGNAIAQAYGHAILPLANPRDKLTHVAWGVRDFVYRFGRRPHGMWLPETAVDTSTLEALAAQNITYTILAPHQAKRVRRLGQAAWEGVTEETFNTRRPYLCQLPSGKQIVLFFYDARIARGVAFEHLLDSGERFVERLVAAFQPDADEPQLVHLATDGETYGHHHRFGEMAFTYAMHELERRGLAQVTNYGEYLSLHPPQWEVEIVESTSWSCAHGVERWRADCGCRTGSLPGWTQQWRAPLRAALDWLRAEIDELFERQAGAFLRDPWVARDAYIDVILARSPQSIDEFCMRQSGRVLAPTEQQSVLQLLELQRHRLLMFTSCGWFFDELSGLEGTQILRYAARAIEIAKELGVSFEAEFVDRLRRAPSNLSTVGDGGHLYLTTVRPSRVDPAQVVANVAMGQILEPKLPHAAPPAFIAQRQDYEEESYGATALGVGRIHVTSRFTQAARTFVFAALKLSVHDVHCVVREDMSDNEYGPMKATLIETFARHSLSEVVRSLDRLFGEAYYTAKDLFLDDRRRVLAQIGEGMLERLEETYRQLYRENRRLMEYLHELNVPLPQGFALAAEFLVNRTFGQVIAKVIAREPQDDEVEEVLREARKWQVPLATKEAELLVSRAVEEHIAALLNDPLSNGVTTASRLLQIAEHVNLRINLWRAQTLFVQVCRRHLHELLMRRGVNEAVARQLAALRRLGEQLRFAVVEDIPLDAWASG